The stretch of DNA CACTCCTAGTATATAAAGCTTAATTAAAGTAGCATGCACAAACTTATGATCTGGCATGAATAAATCAACCGATAAACTGCTTTCACAATTACTTCGAAATCACCCGTGACGCACTCATCTTTTTCGATAGAATACAGGCAATACTCTAGATTGGCAGAAGGCTAGATGCCGTTAAGTACCATCACATggtattttattctttttaatctAATCCTTTGCTAGGACAGAAGAAGAATATAAGAAACAATTACAATGCTTGGAAAAGAGACTCACATTTACTGTTGCATACTCTATCAAACTTTGGGGATTTTGTAGTCTACCTTGACACCTTCAACTTGAATAATTGTTTGCTTGATGGGCTCTAGAACGGATGGTGGTACGGCAGCATCAACTAGTTCAAGGACACTTAAATAATACCAGAAGTTAGATAAAGCTATTCACTGATCACAATATGCTGGATAAGCTAATTTTAAGTACTCAAAGAGTGCATGCCTCAACTTCTACATTCAAAACTGGTCTAAAGGAAATAACCATTGGAAAAATATTTAACAAAGATATTCAGATTCTTACTAGTAAATAAGATGTGCACATGTGCACATGAACGCACACACATACGCACGCATCTgcacacacacgcgcgcgcgcacacacacacacacacacacacacacacacacatgcacacacAGCAAAATATACCATCTGCAAAATCTTATGTCACgcacaaaaatttcaaatttatcaaaGATCATAATATGTCAAGCACAAAAGCTGCACTGAGCTGAGAAAATAGGCATAACAGCTTATGAAGCATAACTAAGACCTGGTTTGAACACTGCACACGGAAATAGGGGAATAAGGCATTAGATGCTATATATGTAGGAGAAGGGAAAGCTATATACCTCCCATATCCGGTCTCAATACCAGCTTTGAGAATCATGCCAGATACAACAAGTCCAGCAAGGGGATCTAAATACGGTACTCCAAGAATAGTGCCACCTGCAATCACATCAATAATGCAGAATGAGTCAAAGATTATGACCAAAGAATTTTGTTAGTTGTCATACATGCTTTAGCTAGAAGACAATATAACTACTCTACAATTACATAACAGGTAGTACAGTTCTGATAGCAACCAACtagttatattataaatttgaaaaagcaaactatattatggtACCTGATTCATCTATGTACCAAACTACCAAGTACCAATATAAAGAGAGTAGCAAGTTTTTGTGTTTATTTTGCATGGAATTTTATCACAGCTATCAGAATGATGTTTTCATTAACGGAAATAAAAGCTTACTCAGAAGATATTGAAAATCAACATCACAAGTATTTCCATATGTACTTATTTAACTTTTCAAATCTTGAGATTATTACATTCCATTTGAAGGCCTCACAAATCTAAACTCTGAAATGCCCATAATCTGTAGTATAAATCTCAAACTGTTTTCTATTGAGATAAAATTGAAGTCTCAAATGATatgcattaaaaataaaatgaaagagcATATTCAGCCATGTACCTTAATCTTTAGGATCAAGAAAAGCAGCTCTCATGCATTACTGGGTATCCATATTCATTAAGGAATAAAGCAAATTTCATGATAATACAGAATCAAAGAGTGGAAGACCAATTGAGAAGTActtaagtaaaatataagttcaaTATTGTGATACCGAAAGTCACAAAAAGTCTTACCTACCCCAATGAGAGCAACAACAGATGAAACAGCATCAGAGCGATGGTGCCACGCATTTGCTTTCATCAGACCActcccttccctttctccagCACTCTTTGTGATCCAATACAGCCTATTACGCATGAAAATACGTCTTTTACACAATACATCATAGCTCGATAAAAGTCACCATAAAATTCTGTAAATACACAGTAAAGCCATGCTATCATCTTTCAGTACAGAGAGGTTCATAAGGACATAAAATTAGCACCAATTTGAGCTCATCTGAATTACTATCAGTCAACTGAGCTGTCTACTAAGGATTTGAATCAAGGGGGTTTAGTAGAGTTCATCTTAAAATATGAAAAGCATCTATGGTCGCCAATTGCCAATGGATTCAATTGCGCAGAATTTGAGTTTAGAAAAccagagaaaagaaaattagcaTAACCAAACAAGGCTTTATAGTTcccttcttttgtttctttaacACTCAATTCTCTCTGTTAGGAAGTGGGCTGGTGGATGGACTCTTTGTTCTTATTATTGTTGATTATCTTGCAAACTCATCTTCTTAAAAACTAAACAAAGAAACCCAATGGGAATCAATCAAAGATCTTATCTACCCTTCTTTAACAGATATTGCCGCAATTGTCATACTCAATGCCAGGACAGGGTGCTCCAAATCTATTCCATGGTGATGGCCACCATGGTCATTGTTATGATGGCCATGTTGCAGTGTGCCATTAATCATGTCAGGAGTCGAAGCAATAAGTCCCTGAAATCAAAGGGTAAAGCCATATACAATAAGCATATGTACGTCGATGATTATGATAAAATGGAAAGGAAACATAAACTCAAAAATAATCAATCTAGTAAAATTGTTACTTCAAATTTGCACTGTGCTGTGGCAAATTTGAATGCTAGCTTGAAGAAGCTGCTCTTGTGATTTTTTCCTCCCCCCCACACTCCTTTCCCTTTTAGGCTTAAAATCTTTTAGCAAATTAAGCATTGAAAAGAAGAGAAGCACAACATAGTAGGACTACATGCCAGATCCGCATGTGTTGATTCTCATGAGCACTAGAAGTAGTGTACCTGCAGAACATCGACAGCATGCCAGGCAATACCACCCGCAGTCACCAAAAGCATACTAGAGATCCCAAGAGCTCCTAGGCTCTCAAACTTACCATGACCTGGAAAGAGTGATAGAAGATAACAACGAACTATAAGCAGCACAAAACAGACAGCTTAAAACCATTAAGAGGACAAGtaacagagccttccacagatTCTATTATAGATAAATATGGATGATGAATTCCCCGTTTTCTCATGCAAATGCCGACGAGATCAATACTAACCATAAGGATGTTCTTTGTCCCTTGGAGCCTTAGCAGCTCTGAAGGATAACAATGCAATTCCACTAAGCACCTGCAATTTcaagaaaaccataaaacaggaaAAAGTAAACATATGAGCACCTAAACCAGTAATACCTAATCTTGAATCTTTCTTGAACTCCCGTAAAATAACCATTTTCTTTCTAAACGATTAAGCCATTAAAAAACAATGTCTTAGCATGTTATAACCAAAACCCTCATTTCCACCTGGGCTGTATACTTTTTGATAGGTCTGAGATGTGGAtgtgaaataaataaaaggaaattATATAAGATTAATGGGATGACGCCGCGTAAAGCAATTGTTACTTTCTATAAAAGCTTGCCATTAGAGAACAGATTTCGATAAACTCAACGGCACTAGAATTGCGACCATCAAACAAGCAAAGTTAGAACCATAAGGAAACAAATTCCAACCtacatcaagaaaaaaaaaacaaatttctcTCATTCGCTCTCcactttttgagagaaaagaagTTTAGGGCTTATTCAGTTCACCTGTTTTAGACTCTGGAATCGAAATGGGATTCACTGATAACGATaattgttatttgttttatacAAATCCGATTCCAATATTTATTCCACTCTGGAATGAGAAAGACCCAATCTATTTATCGCCCACTCCAGAGTAAACCACTCAAATCCCTCTCTCGCAAACACCTCCCCCTCATAACCAAAACCCTCTTTTAAAATCCTAGGTGTCCCAAATGAGCCAAACATTCTGGGGTAATTCATCATTTCATTTTCCATTCtcattccaatcatgaaccgaAACATGCTCTTAATCTGCTCTCCgtttctctcatttttctctcctCAAATAAGCTTCATTCTGAAcgagaaaaaaccaaaaagaaacaGGGATTTTCTCTCCTAACTTACTTTTCTTTACCCTCATCTAAGAAACAGCCGATAATTTTTGCATCAAATAAGCAAAATCTGAgctataataataagaatataaCTTCCAACTTCACTTTTCATGGAAGTCGTTCGATGCAGTGCGTAGTTCAAATCaagaacagaaaagaaaagagaacaacaaaaaaggaaaagaacagATCGCGGGGTAGGGGAGGGAGGGGAGGGTGTTGGCGTACGATGTCGGAGACGGAGTGGGCGGCGTCGGCGACGATGGCGGTGCTGCCGGAGACGTAGCCGGTGACGGCCTTCCCGGCGGCAAGCGCGacgtcggcgccgccgccgtggtGGGAGTGGGCGACGTGCCAGCGCGCGGGGGTGAGGGAGTGGCTCCGGAGCTCcgagggagagaggaggagggaaTGGGAGAGGGTAGGGGGAAtaaagcggcggcggcggcggcgtagggcggcggcggcggcggcggagagggcggAGAATCGGAATCCCATTGCTTCGGGAGGAAGGGGAAAGACACACGGCGGGGACCgagctttctttcttttgctatttatgttaaaaaaaaaaaacacgtagGCTCAATTACGCAAGAGAAATGAAATTTGTCTACccatatattcttttttttttttttttggggccaatttgcataaaaaattcacttattttgggcttttgcaaaaccgggccatctttttcgtttttgcaaattcggtccgctttttc from Ananas comosus cultivar F153 linkage group 18, ASM154086v1, whole genome shotgun sequence encodes:
- the LOC109724469 gene encoding metal tolerance protein 2-like, translating into MGFRFSALSAAAAAALRRRRRRFIPPTLSHSLLLSPSELRSHSLTPARWHVAHSHHGGGADVALAAGKAVTGYVSGSTAIVADAAHSVSDIVLSGIALLSFRAAKAPRDKEHPYGHGKFESLGALGISSMLLVTAGGIAWHAVDVLQGLIASTPDMINGTLQHGHHNNDHGGHHHGIDLEHPVLALSMTIAAISVKEGLYWITKSAGEREGSGLMKANAWHHRSDAVSSVVALIGVGGTILGVPYLDPLAGLVVSGMILKAGIETGYGSVLELVDAAVPPSVLEPIKQTIIQVEGVKGCHRLRGRKAGTSLYLDVHIEVDPFLSVSAAHDIGESVRRQIHKSHSQVTEVFIHIDPSYSECSANKLDLRKSMESEERENSKNISRQQDAEAIVSDILSSHFSGKMSLERTILHSLQGKVLLQVQVSMSPELLIQDAMDIAKEAEKAIIKANSSIHHVSIQLRLGPLISQL